One genomic segment of Fusobacterium sp. includes these proteins:
- a CDS encoding TrkA C-terminal domain-containing protein codes for MKNEIIDEAPVYQKIAIDIAKKIINGKYSLGEKLSGRSTLATEYRVSPETIRKSVYILKEFDILNISKGSGIEIKSIENAIRYMEQYGESQTIDSIKKDIHDWIKRQKKENEKLLNSITKLLEITDKFEAVNPFTPLAICITPNMNFIGKTSAEVMFWNHTGATIFAIKHGEKTILSPGPQTIFQEGDILYFIGNEQSYDRVKNFFTSAIQS; via the coding sequence ATGAAAAATGAGATTATTGATGAAGCTCCTGTATATCAGAAAATAGCAATTGATATAGCAAAGAAAATAATAAATGGAAAATATAGTCTTGGAGAAAAGCTTTCTGGAAGATCTACTCTTGCCACTGAATACAGAGTTTCTCCCGAAACTATTCGAAAGTCTGTATATATATTAAAAGAATTTGATATATTAAATATATCAAAAGGAAGTGGAATAGAAATAAAATCTATTGAAAATGCTATTAGATATATGGAACAATATGGTGAAAGCCAGACAATTGATAGTATTAAAAAAGATATTCATGATTGGATAAAAAGACAAAAAAAGGAAAATGAAAAACTTTTAAACAGTATAACAAAACTTTTAGAAATTACAGATAAATTTGAAGCTGTTAATCCCTTTACTCCACTTGCCATATGTATTACTCCAAATATGAATTTTATTGGAAAAACGAGTGCTGAAGTAATGTTTTGGAATCATACTGGAGCTACTATATTTGCCATTAAACATGGTGAAAAAACTATTCTTTCACCAGGACCACAAACTATCTTCCAAGAAGGAGATATTCTTTACTTTATAGGAAATGAACAATCTTATGACAGAGTTAAAAACTTTTTCACTAGTGCTATCCAAAGTTAA